A section of the Microbacterium forte genome encodes:
- a CDS encoding Fe-S protein — protein METLRHVVLFVHLIGFAVLFGAWAVQAFGGKREFTRLMTIGMTIAAVAGLALAAPWGLPEGVEMNYAKIGTKLVVLLVIGALLGIGTSKQRKSGSVPVAMFWLVGILTALNAGIAVIWR, from the coding sequence ATGGAGACTCTGCGTCATGTCGTTCTGTTCGTCCACCTGATCGGCTTCGCCGTGCTCTTCGGCGCCTGGGCGGTGCAGGCCTTCGGCGGCAAGCGCGAGTTCACCCGTCTGATGACCATCGGCATGACGATCGCCGCGGTCGCGGGCCTCGCACTCGCAGCACCGTGGGGTCTCCCCGAGGGCGTCGAGATGAACTACGCCAAGATCGGCACGAAGCTCGTCGTGCTCCTCGTGATCGGTGCGCTCCTCGGCATCGGCACCTCGAAGCAGCGCAAGTCCGGATCCGTGCCCGTCGCGATGTTCTGGCTCGTCGGCATCCTGACGGCGCTCAACGCAGGCATCGCGGTCATCTGGCGCTGA
- a CDS encoding riboflavin synthase, whose translation MFTGIIEEIGEITAIAPAGDGWRLTVRAPRAVSDAVHGESIAVSGVCLTVVDSTADTFDADVMKQTLDVAALGGATVGTRVNIEKAMPVGARLGGHIVQGHVDGVGSVLEVRPGEQWSVLRISLPDDLAPLVVDKGSISVDGTSLTVSAVSPVDVDVHWFEISLIPETLAATTLGSRAVGDRVNLETDILARHVERLLAFRAAPEGGSR comes from the coding sequence ATGTTCACCGGAATCATCGAGGAGATCGGCGAGATCACCGCGATCGCGCCCGCCGGAGACGGGTGGCGTCTGACGGTCAGGGCCCCCAGAGCTGTGTCCGACGCCGTGCACGGCGAATCCATTGCGGTCTCCGGCGTCTGCCTCACGGTCGTCGATTCGACAGCCGACACGTTCGACGCCGATGTGATGAAGCAGACCCTCGACGTCGCCGCCCTCGGCGGAGCGACCGTCGGCACTCGCGTGAACATCGAGAAGGCGATGCCGGTCGGCGCCCGCCTCGGCGGTCACATCGTGCAGGGTCACGTCGACGGTGTCGGCAGCGTGCTCGAGGTGCGCCCCGGCGAGCAGTGGAGCGTGCTGCGCATCTCGCTGCCAGACGACCTCGCGCCGCTCGTCGTCGACAAGGGCTCCATCTCGGTCGACGGCACCTCGCTCACGGTGAGCGCGGTCAGCCCCGTCGACGTCGATGTCCACTGGTTCGAGATCTCGCTCATTCCCGAGACTCTCGCCGCCACCACCCTCGGCTCGCGTGCGGTCGGCGACCGCGTGAACCTCGAGACCGACATCCTCGCCCGGCACGTCGAACGTCTGCTGGCGTTCAGGGCAGCACCGGAAGGAGGCTCGCGATGA
- a CDS encoding ion channel encodes MESGDTMREPSPLGSHVARQVVGRPSGYWLVLALLVLSYVLCAAQGTTDPSPPAFVLQLVTVAVVLRVTEAHTRVQRIAWIVLAAAGIAAVVVSVFDLKGHALDISLSAASMLAFLIAPVAIIRHQVRRRGLDAEALLAAISAYALVGMFFALVYNLVALLTVAPTFGPTVVDSLSSQLFFSFTTLTTTGYGNIVPASPTVQGIAVAEAITGQLFLITAVARIMRGNRRPAYEAAPAPAPAPAPAPAPAPAPASEETS; translated from the coding sequence ATGGAATCCGGAGACACGATGCGTGAGCCCTCGCCCCTCGGCTCACACGTCGCGAGACAGGTGGTCGGCCGGCCGTCCGGGTACTGGCTCGTGCTCGCACTCCTCGTGCTCAGCTATGTGCTGTGCGCCGCTCAGGGGACGACCGACCCGAGCCCACCGGCGTTCGTGCTGCAGCTGGTCACCGTCGCCGTCGTGCTTCGAGTGACCGAGGCGCATACTCGGGTGCAGCGCATCGCCTGGATCGTGCTCGCGGCGGCAGGCATCGCCGCGGTCGTGGTGTCGGTGTTCGACCTCAAGGGACACGCCCTCGACATCTCGCTGTCCGCCGCTTCGATGCTCGCCTTCCTCATCGCGCCGGTCGCGATCATCCGACACCAGGTGCGGCGCCGGGGCCTGGACGCCGAGGCTCTGCTCGCCGCGATCTCGGCGTACGCCCTGGTGGGCATGTTCTTCGCCCTGGTCTACAACCTCGTCGCACTTCTGACCGTCGCGCCGACCTTCGGCCCGACGGTCGTCGACTCGCTCTCGAGCCAGCTGTTCTTCTCGTTCACCACCCTCACGACCACCGGCTACGGCAACATCGTGCCGGCGAGCCCCACTGTGCAGGGGATCGCCGTCGCCGAGGCGATCACCGGTCAGCTGTTCCTGATCACGGCCGTGGCGCGGATCATGCGCGGCAACCGCCGGCCCGCGTACGAGGCAGCTCCCGCACCCGCACCTGCACCCGCACCCGCGCCCGCACCTGCACCCGCACCCGCATCCGAGGAGACCTCGTGA
- a CDS encoding DUF2252 domain-containing protein: MALLEEQGRSRVPELTPVRYARMAVSPLAFYRGAALIMASDLASSGHTGIIAQLCGDAHLSNFGLFSTPERHLIFDINDFDETLPGPFEWDVKRLAASFAVAGRHRGFSAGEERACVVAAAHGYRTAMRRAATSTVLDAWYDRLDAERARVSIRQAQLDQLVGDEEVRRLDATIEKARRRDQRKAFKKLVRVVDGRLRIVAAPPLIVPVEEFLREAGRAADEADVMHQVLGAYRTTLVGERHPFAEYRYRHMARKVVGVGSVGTRAWVILFSGRDDDDPLLLQAKEAQASVLERFLGPSEFDDHAERVVRGQRLMQASSDIFLGWQSVVGLDGQHRDFYIRQLQDGKGGIDPETMTVRGATLYARICGETLARAHSRSGDRVQIAGYLGRSDTFEEAIADFAVAYADQNHSDFLALKAALASGRLPNEHGTV; the protein is encoded by the coding sequence GTGGCTCTGCTGGAGGAGCAGGGACGGTCACGGGTTCCGGAGCTCACGCCGGTGCGGTACGCACGGATGGCGGTGTCGCCGCTCGCCTTCTACCGCGGCGCGGCTCTGATCATGGCATCGGATCTCGCCTCCTCCGGGCACACCGGGATCATCGCGCAGCTCTGCGGAGACGCGCACCTCTCGAACTTCGGCCTGTTCAGCACCCCGGAGCGGCACCTGATCTTCGATATCAACGACTTCGACGAGACGCTCCCCGGCCCGTTCGAATGGGATGTGAAACGGCTCGCCGCGAGCTTCGCGGTGGCCGGCAGGCACCGTGGATTCAGCGCCGGCGAGGAGCGCGCCTGCGTCGTGGCCGCGGCGCACGGCTACCGGACGGCGATGCGGAGGGCAGCGACGTCGACCGTGCTCGATGCCTGGTACGACCGACTCGACGCAGAGCGTGCGAGAGTGTCGATCCGCCAGGCGCAGCTCGACCAGCTGGTGGGAGACGAGGAGGTGCGTCGGCTGGACGCGACGATCGAGAAGGCGCGAAGACGCGATCAGCGAAAGGCCTTCAAGAAGCTGGTGCGCGTCGTCGACGGCCGCCTGCGCATCGTCGCGGCGCCGCCGTTGATCGTCCCCGTCGAGGAATTCTTGCGCGAAGCGGGGCGTGCCGCAGACGAAGCGGATGTCATGCATCAGGTGCTCGGCGCGTATCGGACGACGCTCGTCGGCGAACGGCATCCGTTCGCCGAGTACCGGTACCGTCATATGGCGCGAAAGGTGGTCGGTGTCGGAAGCGTCGGGACGCGAGCCTGGGTGATCCTCTTCAGCGGGCGCGACGACGACGACCCGCTGCTCCTTCAGGCCAAGGAGGCGCAGGCGTCCGTCCTCGAGCGTTTCCTCGGTCCGAGTGAGTTCGACGACCACGCAGAGCGCGTCGTGCGGGGGCAGCGACTGATGCAGGCATCCAGCGACATCTTCCTCGGGTGGCAATCCGTGGTCGGCCTCGACGGGCAGCACCGTGACTTCTACATCCGGCAGCTGCAGGACGGGAAAGGAGGCATCGATCCGGAGACGATGACCGTGCGGGGTGCGACCCTGTATGCGCGGATCTGCGGCGAGACGCTGGCGCGAGCCCACTCCCGATCCGGAGACCGGGTGCAGATCGCGGGGTATCTGGGGCGGAGCGACACGTTCGAGGAGGCGATCGCGGACTTCGCCGTCGCCTACGCGGATCAGAACCACAGTGACTTCCTGGCGCTGAAGGCAGCTCTGGCGTCGGGGCGTCTGCCGAACGAGCACGGAACCGTGTGA
- a CDS encoding SHOCT domain-containing protein, producing the protein MSIWDLVAWFFWAFVFISYLMVVFTIIGDIFRDSSLNGWLKAVWIIFLVFLPFLTSLVYLIARGQGMAQRRGEQIAELQAAQTAYIRETAGSSPADDITKARGLLDSGVITQVEFETLKAKALAS; encoded by the coding sequence ATGTCCATCTGGGATCTCGTGGCCTGGTTCTTCTGGGCCTTCGTCTTCATCTCGTACCTCATGGTCGTCTTCACGATCATCGGCGACATCTTCCGAGACAGCTCTCTCAACGGGTGGCTGAAGGCGGTGTGGATCATCTTCCTCGTCTTCCTCCCGTTCCTGACATCACTCGTGTATCTCATCGCCCGCGGGCAGGGGATGGCGCAGCGGCGCGGCGAGCAGATCGCCGAACTGCAAGCGGCTCAGACCGCCTACATCCGGGAGACCGCAGGCTCTTCGCCGGCGGACGACATCACGAAGGCGCGGGGTCTGCTCGACTCGGGCGTGATCACCCAGGTCGAGTTCGAGACGCTCAAGGCGAAGGCGCTCGCGTCCTAG
- a CDS encoding LuxR C-terminal-related transcriptional regulator: MTAIPPPPAHAVERPRLRSRLDATLNAPLSVVVAPAGSGKTVLLSQWATSHPDVRVIWIGLEQADSDPRRLLDHLLSAVLPPGHGTTDLGRPHAVTARAFGRPVLESLVGVFREHPPVVLVLDDLQHLAGSPLLPDLWWLADNVPEHTHLIFSSRIDYGLGWGRHRLSHSLIELRQSDLALDEAASATLLERIIGAPVSPRTLSAVMERTEGWAAGVVLTGLGLRSEADPEQFARELRGTDRLISEYLSEQALAQQPPERRSLLLRLSVLDRMSAELVESILSVDDATSLFEELERESMFLVALDRRREWFRFHPMFRELLRYRLRAEHPGAATEILTAAADWHIARGDASSAIDYLLEAGSWERAATVISGCGREMLERNDTVSVSRWLDALPAEFRATRPDVEILRGMLMMMNGDAARAEDVLREQADRPTLTPGRSAIIHTYLAARVQFRPDPRVALQAAESAVTLLGENPDLRTPELLGLTHPHLLRASSLTSAGRALFLAGDLGAARRRFDEALAEPGAQYSLYRIHLLGSLALLEAWAGRLRLAAAISQEALDLAAETRLLAHPSPADAFLAAALAAIERGTPSAAATPLHEGALRAAANHRTQLMWIAHLTRVLSEGDVVDPVDPLPSTPPPIVAAALEAEEARTLRLAHASNGGLRHPSAGRWSPLVFEATAAALTRNRLDLARAHLDAVSPEPSESVPRAGVEQLILRSWLDAREGGADADAMHRALDLASQHDLVAVFVRAGPEVMRLIADLPGTPTPFRASVLERASLLRRARSSSPELAEQLTDRELEILAYLPTRMTNIELAARCYVSPNTIKTHMAHIYRKLAVPNRNSAVARAQDLGLI, translated from the coding sequence ATGACAGCCATACCTCCCCCGCCGGCCCACGCCGTCGAGCGACCACGATTGCGCAGCCGACTCGACGCGACGCTCAACGCGCCCCTCAGCGTCGTCGTGGCCCCGGCCGGCTCCGGCAAGACGGTGCTGCTGTCGCAGTGGGCGACATCGCACCCCGACGTGCGTGTCATCTGGATCGGGCTGGAGCAGGCGGACAGCGATCCGCGCCGTCTCCTCGACCATCTCCTGAGCGCGGTGCTGCCTCCCGGCCATGGGACGACAGATCTCGGACGACCGCACGCAGTCACCGCGCGAGCCTTCGGGCGCCCCGTCCTCGAGTCTCTCGTCGGAGTCTTCCGCGAGCATCCCCCGGTCGTGCTCGTGCTCGACGACCTGCAGCACCTCGCCGGATCGCCGCTGCTGCCAGACCTCTGGTGGCTCGCCGACAACGTTCCCGAGCACACCCACCTCATCTTCTCGTCACGTATCGACTACGGCCTCGGCTGGGGGCGTCACCGGCTGAGCCACTCGCTGATCGAGCTGCGACAGAGCGACCTTGCGCTCGATGAGGCCGCGAGTGCGACGCTGCTCGAACGGATCATCGGCGCTCCCGTCAGCCCCCGCACTCTCTCAGCAGTCATGGAGCGCACCGAGGGGTGGGCCGCCGGCGTGGTGCTGACCGGTCTCGGTCTGCGCAGCGAAGCCGATCCGGAGCAGTTCGCGAGGGAGCTGCGCGGCACCGATCGCCTCATCTCCGAGTATCTGAGCGAACAGGCTCTGGCCCAACAGCCTCCCGAGCGCCGATCACTGCTGCTGCGCCTCTCGGTCCTCGACCGGATGTCCGCAGAACTCGTCGAGTCGATCCTCTCCGTCGACGACGCGACGTCGCTCTTCGAGGAGCTCGAGAGAGAGTCGATGTTCCTCGTCGCCCTCGATCGGAGACGGGAGTGGTTCCGCTTCCACCCGATGTTCCGAGAGCTCCTGCGCTACCGCTTGAGGGCCGAGCACCCCGGAGCGGCGACCGAGATCCTCACGGCCGCGGCCGACTGGCATATCGCGCGGGGCGACGCGTCGTCGGCCATCGACTACCTTCTCGAAGCAGGATCGTGGGAGCGCGCGGCGACCGTCATCTCCGGATGCGGCCGCGAGATGCTCGAACGCAACGACACCGTGTCGGTCAGCCGGTGGCTGGATGCGCTGCCGGCAGAGTTCCGTGCGACCCGTCCTGACGTCGAGATCCTGCGCGGGATGCTGATGATGATGAACGGGGATGCGGCCCGAGCCGAGGACGTGCTCCGCGAACAGGCCGATCGGCCGACCCTCACACCGGGCCGATCGGCGATCATCCACACGTATCTCGCCGCGCGGGTGCAGTTCCGGCCTGATCCCCGCGTCGCACTGCAGGCCGCCGAATCGGCGGTGACGCTGCTCGGCGAGAATCCGGATCTGCGCACGCCCGAGCTGCTGGGTCTCACGCACCCGCACCTGCTGCGCGCGAGTTCGCTGACCTCGGCGGGCCGCGCGCTCTTCCTCGCCGGTGATCTCGGCGCTGCGCGACGACGATTCGACGAGGCGCTGGCCGAGCCAGGGGCCCAGTACAGCCTGTACCGCATCCATCTCCTCGGCTCGCTCGCGCTGCTGGAGGCGTGGGCCGGACGGCTGCGTCTTGCCGCGGCGATCTCGCAGGAGGCACTGGACCTCGCAGCCGAGACCCGCCTGCTCGCACATCCATCACCGGCAGACGCCTTCCTGGCCGCGGCGCTCGCAGCGATCGAGCGGGGCACCCCGTCCGCCGCCGCCACGCCCCTGCACGAGGGCGCACTCCGCGCCGCCGCGAACCACCGCACTCAGCTCATGTGGATCGCGCATCTCACGAGGGTTCTCAGCGAGGGAGACGTCGTCGACCCGGTCGATCCGCTTCCGTCGACGCCGCCGCCGATCGTCGCGGCGGCGCTCGAGGCCGAGGAGGCTCGCACGCTGCGCCTCGCGCATGCGTCGAACGGCGGATTGCGTCATCCGTCGGCAGGACGCTGGTCGCCTCTGGTGTTCGAGGCGACCGCCGCCGCACTCACCCGCAACCGTCTCGACCTCGCTCGCGCCCACCTCGATGCTGTCTCCCCGGAGCCGTCTGAGTCGGTGCCTCGCGCCGGCGTGGAGCAGCTCATCCTCCGCTCCTGGCTCGACGCCCGCGAGGGCGGCGCGGACGCGGACGCCATGCACCGGGCCCTCGACCTGGCCTCGCAGCACGATCTGGTCGCCGTCTTCGTGCGAGCGGGCCCCGAAGTCATGCGTCTGATCGCCGACCTCCCCGGCACCCCGACGCCGTTCCGCGCCAGCGTGCTGGAACGGGCGAGCCTGCTCCGTCGCGCCCGCTCATCCTCGCCCGAGCTGGCCGAGCAGCTCACGGATCGCGAACTCGAGATCCTCGCGTACCTGCCGACCCGGATGACCAACATCGAGCTCGCGGCCCGCTGCTACGTGTCGCCCAACACGATCAAGACCCACATGGCTCACATCTACCGAAAGCTGGCGGTTCCCAACCGCAACTCCGCCGTCGCGCGCGCCCAGGATCTCGGACTGATCTGA
- a CDS encoding ATP-binding protein, translated as MTELTIGTMTDDAGTSVQLDARRFNRHTFWCGQSGSGKTYALGVVLEQLLLHTELPMLILDPNADFVRLAETRAGASTEHAAAIAQTDIRVFRSGHGEGDKLHARYIDLSPAAKAAVLQIDPIADAEEYNVLLYWPVSTTDFDADDMLRQFRATGDPAHIRLANRMENLQVLEWDLWSRGAGSVVDVIAERPRATVLDLGGFDHPAEPKVAALAVLEALWMQRESRRPLLIVIDEAHNLCSPEPRTAVEKAVTERLVQIAAEGRKFGLWLFLSTQRPTKIHPNVLSQCDNLGLMRVNAPRDIAELADVFGFVGEDDIRRAQGFAQGQALFAGGFIAQPTFAQMGERLTEEAGADVRVPLRS; from the coding sequence ATGACCGAACTGACCATAGGCACGATGACGGATGATGCGGGAACGTCTGTGCAGCTGGACGCACGCCGCTTCAACCGACACACGTTCTGGTGCGGCCAGAGCGGCAGCGGGAAGACATACGCGCTCGGCGTCGTGCTCGAGCAGCTCCTGCTGCACACCGAACTGCCGATGCTCATCCTCGATCCGAATGCCGACTTCGTGAGGCTGGCGGAGACGAGAGCAGGCGCTTCGACCGAGCATGCGGCCGCCATCGCGCAGACCGACATCCGCGTGTTCCGATCGGGTCACGGAGAGGGAGACAAGCTGCACGCCCGATACATCGATCTGTCTCCGGCCGCCAAGGCCGCGGTTCTGCAGATCGACCCGATCGCCGATGCCGAGGAGTACAACGTCCTGCTCTACTGGCCCGTCAGCACCACGGACTTCGACGCCGACGACATGCTGAGACAGTTCCGCGCGACAGGAGACCCGGCGCATATCCGGCTCGCGAATCGCATGGAGAACCTGCAGGTGCTCGAGTGGGACCTCTGGTCGAGAGGAGCCGGATCCGTCGTCGATGTGATCGCTGAACGGCCGAGGGCCACCGTCCTCGACCTCGGGGGATTCGACCACCCTGCGGAGCCGAAGGTGGCGGCGCTCGCCGTGCTCGAGGCGCTGTGGATGCAGCGAGAGAGCCGTCGACCGCTCCTCATCGTGATCGACGAGGCGCACAACCTCTGCTCACCCGAGCCGCGCACCGCCGTCGAGAAGGCTGTCACCGAGAGGCTCGTTCAGATCGCGGCCGAGGGACGCAAGTTCGGCCTCTGGCTCTTCCTGTCGACGCAGCGCCCGACCAAGATCCACCCCAACGTGCTCTCGCAGTGCGACAACCTCGGCCTCATGCGCGTGAACGCCCCGCGGGACATCGCCGAACTGGCGGACGTGTTCGGCTTCGTCGGGGAGGACGACATCCGCCGGGCCCAGGGATTCGCTCAGGGACAGGCGCTGTTCGCCGGTGGGTTCATCGCGCAGCCGACATTCGCGCAGATGGGGGAGCGGCTGACCGAGGAAGCGGGCGCAGACGTGCGAGTACCGCTGCGCTCGTGA
- the ribH gene encoding 6,7-dimethyl-8-ribityllumazine synthase yields the protein MSGAGAPKTEKIDGRGLKVVIVAGTWHDVITDGLIAGAQRVLDEADAAYRLVRVPGSFELALAAQAAFAGGADAVVALGVIIRGGTPHFEYVSAATTDGLTRVSLDAGKPVGFGVLTLDDEKQGLDRAGLEGSKEDKGAEAADAALRTALLVRALRG from the coding sequence ATGAGCGGCGCAGGAGCACCCAAGACCGAGAAGATCGACGGACGCGGGCTGAAGGTCGTCATCGTGGCCGGCACGTGGCATGACGTGATCACCGACGGCCTGATCGCCGGTGCGCAGCGCGTCCTCGACGAGGCCGACGCCGCATACCGGCTCGTGCGCGTGCCGGGTTCGTTCGAGCTCGCTCTCGCCGCGCAGGCCGCGTTCGCGGGCGGGGCGGACGCCGTCGTCGCCCTCGGCGTGATCATCCGCGGCGGAACCCCGCACTTCGAGTACGTCTCGGCCGCGACGACCGACGGACTGACCCGCGTCTCGCTCGATGCGGGCAAGCCCGTCGGCTTCGGCGTGCTGACGCTCGACGACGAGAAGCAGGGCCTCGACCGCGCGGGTCTCGAGGGCTCGAAGGAGGACAAGGGCGCGGAGGCTGCGGATGCCGCGCTGCGCACCGCGCTCCTCGTGCGCGCGCTGCGGGGCTGA
- the ribA gene encoding GTP cyclohydrolase II, which produces MSLSTVPEALEALRAGRPVLVADDENRENEGDVILSAELATPEWVAWTVRWSSGFICAPMPADLADNLNLQPMVAASEDARSTAYTVSVDAAEGVTTGISAHDRAHTLNVLANPESTATSIIRPGHVLPLRAVDGGVRERSGHTEAAVDLMKLAGLRPVGAIAEVVAEDGSMMRLPGLIELGARDGVPVITIEQLIAHLNETDPTGWSPERASRRVSLRADATVPTPHGTFRFLAYKDRVTGTDHIAVVSGELSETALVRVHSECLTGEAFGSLKCECGPQLDAALDAIEQDGGVVIYMRGHEGRGIGLINKLRAYSLQEEGLDTVDANLALGLPADARDYAAAAGILADLGVSKVRLLTNNTDKVNQLRGLGLDVVEQVPLIVGVGPNNHQYLETKRDRMGHIIGEAELAEALADGRKDDA; this is translated from the coding sequence ATGAGCCTTTCCACCGTCCCCGAGGCCCTCGAGGCCCTCCGCGCCGGGCGACCGGTCCTCGTCGCAGACGACGAGAACCGCGAGAACGAGGGCGACGTCATCCTCTCGGCAGAGCTCGCCACGCCCGAATGGGTCGCCTGGACGGTTCGCTGGTCATCCGGCTTCATCTGCGCGCCGATGCCCGCCGACCTCGCCGACAACCTCAACCTGCAGCCGATGGTCGCGGCATCCGAGGACGCACGCTCGACCGCCTACACGGTGAGCGTCGACGCGGCAGAGGGCGTGACCACCGGCATCAGCGCTCACGACCGCGCCCACACGCTGAACGTCCTGGCGAACCCCGAGTCGACCGCGACGAGCATCATCCGCCCCGGACATGTGCTTCCTCTCCGCGCGGTCGACGGCGGCGTGCGCGAGCGCAGCGGTCACACCGAGGCCGCTGTCGACCTGATGAAGCTCGCGGGTCTGCGCCCGGTCGGCGCGATCGCCGAGGTCGTCGCCGAGGACGGCAGCATGATGCGGCTTCCCGGGCTCATCGAGCTGGGTGCGCGCGACGGCGTGCCGGTCATCACGATCGAGCAGCTCATCGCGCATCTCAACGAGACCGACCCCACCGGCTGGTCTCCCGAACGAGCCAGCAGGCGCGTGAGCCTGCGCGCGGATGCGACCGTGCCCACCCCGCACGGCACGTTCCGCTTCCTGGCGTACAAAGACAGGGTGACCGGCACCGATCACATCGCCGTCGTGTCGGGCGAGCTGAGCGAGACCGCTCTCGTGCGGGTGCACTCGGAGTGCCTGACGGGCGAGGCGTTCGGGTCGCTCAAGTGCGAGTGCGGCCCCCAGCTCGACGCCGCTCTCGACGCGATCGAGCAGGACGGCGGCGTCGTCATCTACATGCGGGGCCATGAGGGCCGGGGCATCGGGCTGATCAACAAGCTCCGCGCGTACAGCCTGCAGGAGGAGGGCCTCGACACGGTCGACGCGAACCTCGCGCTGGGGCTCCCGGCCGACGCCCGCGACTATGCGGCTGCGGCGGGAATCCTCGCCGACCTCGGTGTGTCGAAGGTGCGCCTGCTGACGAACAACACCGACAAGGTGAACCAGCTGCGCGGCCTCGGGCTGGATGTCGTCGAGCAGGTGCCGCTGATCGTCGGCGTCGGACCCAACAACCACCAGTACCTCGAGACCAAGCGTGACCGGATGGGTCACATCATCGGAGAGGCGGAGCTCGCAGAGGCTCTTGCCGACGGACGGAAGGACGACGCATGA
- a CDS encoding MFS transporter → MKKWNVVIVLGSAQFVMVLDGTVMNVSISTVVSDLDTSVTAMQAAITFYTLTMAAFMLLGAKLGDVWGRRRAFVIGSCVYAAGSLITALSPSVGFLFLGWSIIEGLGAVLVIPAIAALVADNYRGAERVTAFAVIGAVSGAAVAAGPLIGGAVTTYSSWRFVFVAEVVIMLGVVLCARIITDSTPRQSIRIDIGSVLLSSAGLVLIVFGMLQSKTWGWVVPLYTPEIAGVPIAPLGVSLTTWCIALGAALIALFISWQRRLIRDGRSPLMQPDLFSITTLRSGLSVLGAQYAVTAGLFFMVPVYLQMTLGYDALETGLKIFPLSVSLILFSIVGTALSRRWSPRRIVRVGQSTLVLSAVLLLGAVTEDLRGVLFAAGMFLAGSALGLLASQLGNVNMSSVSEKDTSEVGGLQGVFQNLGSSLGTALIGSLLIGALSTSFASGVAVSDLPSDVRETVSAATDRGVTVVPAADVAGISEAAGLSDDDSSALADIYRESQLSSLRVSFVGLILISLLSILFSRGIPAHVSIRRRESAGAAERS, encoded by the coding sequence GTGAAGAAGTGGAACGTGGTCATCGTCCTCGGCTCCGCGCAGTTCGTCATGGTGCTCGACGGAACGGTCATGAACGTATCGATCTCGACGGTCGTGAGCGATCTCGACACGTCCGTGACGGCGATGCAGGCGGCGATCACGTTCTACACCCTGACGATGGCGGCGTTCATGCTCCTCGGCGCCAAGCTCGGCGATGTGTGGGGACGACGCCGCGCCTTCGTGATCGGCTCCTGCGTCTACGCCGCAGGCTCCCTCATCACCGCGCTGAGTCCGTCCGTGGGGTTCCTCTTCCTCGGCTGGTCGATCATCGAGGGGCTGGGCGCGGTGCTGGTGATCCCCGCGATCGCCGCACTCGTCGCCGACAACTACCGAGGTGCTGAGCGCGTCACCGCCTTCGCCGTCATCGGCGCCGTGTCGGGTGCGGCGGTCGCGGCCGGTCCGCTCATCGGCGGGGCGGTGACCACGTACTCCAGCTGGCGGTTCGTCTTCGTCGCCGAGGTGGTGATCATGCTGGGCGTCGTCCTGTGCGCTCGCATCATCACCGACTCCACCCCACGGCAGAGTATCCGCATCGATATCGGCAGCGTCCTGCTGTCTTCGGCCGGCCTCGTCCTGATCGTCTTCGGCATGCTGCAGAGCAAGACCTGGGGATGGGTGGTCCCCCTGTACACGCCGGAGATCGCGGGCGTCCCCATCGCGCCCCTCGGAGTCTCTCTGACGACCTGGTGCATCGCGCTCGGAGCCGCTCTGATCGCGCTCTTCATCAGCTGGCAGCGACGGCTGATACGCGACGGCCGCTCTCCTCTCATGCAGCCGGATCTGTTCTCCATCACGACTCTGCGCAGCGGGCTCTCGGTGCTCGGCGCCCAGTACGCCGTGACGGCCGGGCTGTTCTTCATGGTCCCGGTGTACCTGCAGATGACGCTCGGATACGACGCGCTCGAGACGGGCCTCAAGATCTTCCCGCTCTCGGTCTCGCTGATCCTCTTCTCGATCGTCGGCACCGCGCTGTCCCGCAGGTGGTCCCCTCGCCGCATCGTGAGAGTCGGGCAGTCGACCCTCGTGCTCAGCGCCGTGCTGCTGCTCGGTGCGGTGACCGAGGACCTTCGCGGCGTTCTGTTCGCGGCCGGCATGTTCCTCGCCGGCAGCGCCCTGGGGCTCCTCGCCTCGCAGCTCGGCAATGTCAACATGTCGAGCGTCAGTGAGAAGGACACGAGCGAGGTCGGCGGGCTGCAGGGCGTCTTCCAGAATCTGGGCTCATCGCTCGGAACCGCGCTGATCGGATCGCTGCTGATCGGAGCGCTGTCGACCTCGTTCGCGTCCGGCGTCGCCGTGAGCGATCTTCCGAGCGACGTGCGCGAGACCGTGAGCGCTGCGACGGACCGCGGCGTCACGGTGGTGCCCGCGGCGGACGTCGCCGGGATCAGCGAGGCGGCCGGCCTCAGCGACGACGACTCGAGCGCACTCGCCGACATCTACCGAGAGTCGCAGCTCTCGTCGCTGCGCGTGTCGTTCGTGGGACTGATCCTGATCAGCCTGCTGTCGATCCTGTTCTCACGCGGCATCCCGGCGCACGTGTCGATCCGGCGAAGAGAAAGCGCCGGCGCGGCCGAGAGGTCCTGA